The stretch of DNA CCGGCCCCGCCCGCAAGTACTACGAGCTGACCGACGCCGGACGCACCGAGCTCGCCGCACGCCAGGCTGAGTGGCGAACCTTCTCCACGGCGGTCGGCGGTCTCATCGAGGGTCGGATCGCCCAGGCGGAGGCCCCCTCGTGAGCCGATCCGAGGAAGCCGGCGGCCCGACGCCGAACGCGACAGCCGACTGGTACCGAGGCTTCCAGGCGGAGCTCGCCACTCGCGGCCTGCCGGCCTCCGAGGTCGTGCGCACCGTCGCCTCGACCCGCGCCGAGGCGGAGGCGGCCGGCCTACCACCCGGAGATCTGTACGGCCCGGCGGTCCTCTACGCCCGGGAAGTCGCCTCCGCCCTACGGGACTATCAGGCAACGGCGTCCGTCCCGGCCGGGCTCGCTACCGGCAACATCGACGACGTCGGTGCGGCCGGCCTCACCGACGTCGTCGATCGGGACGACCCAGTCGATACCGTCAGGCGGGAACCAGCCTCAGCCGCCACCCCGATCAGCACAGCTCAGTCCAAGGGGCCCGTCGTGCTGCACCTGACGAACATATCCGCGCGTCTCGGTCGCCGCACGGTTCTGTCGGGCATCAACCTCACCGTCCACCGGGGCGAGGTCGTCGCCGTCGTCGGAGCCAACGGCGCCGGCAAGTCGACCCTGCTTCAGGTCTGCGCGGGCCTGCTGTGCGCGAGCGGCGGGAGCATCGAGAGGACGCCGCACTTCGGCTACGCGCCCCAGCTCGACTCCCTGGCACCGCTGCTGACGGTCGATGAGCACCTTCGACTCTTCGGGGCGGCGCGCGGCATGCGGCGGGGCCGCTCCATCTCAACGGGTCACCGGCTCCTGACCCGCCTGGGCTGGACCGCCCGCGGGGACCAGACCGCCGGAACGCTCTCCGGAGGAACCCAGCAGAAGCTCAACGTCGCCCTCGCCCAGCTCGACGCGCCCGATCTGCTCCTGCTGGACGAGCCCTACCAGGGCTTGGACACCCTGGCCTACGAGGACCTGTGGGCCCTCATCTCCTCGTGGCGCGCCTCAGGCGCGGGCGTCCTGCTCGTCACCCACCTGCTGCGCGACGTCGACCTCGTCGACCGCGTCGTCGAGCTGCCGGCCCCTCGGGACAGCGCCCGCCGGACGCCCCCATGGACACCACACCTGCCTCAGCGGAAGGAGCCCGCATGAGCACCCCACCTCCTCACCCACCCGCTTCACTGGCCACGCCGTCCCACGACGAGGGCACCAGACTTGGGCCGACGGCGGCGACCACGGCCCTCGTCGCCCTCATCACCCTGCGCGAGCTCGCCCGACGGCGCGGTGCCCTCGCGCTGGCGACCCTCCTGCCGCTGACCTTCTACCTGGTCCGCCTGGAGGTGCACTGGACCGCCATCCGGCTCCTGTCGATCGGCCTGGGGTGGGCGACGGCGACGCTGGCACTGTTCACGCAGGTCTCGTCCCGGTCGGTGGACCGCCGTCTGACCGTGAGCGGGGCGCCGCCCGCTGCGCTGCTCCTGGGCAGATACCTCGCCGTTCTTGGCCTGGGGTGGACCATCGGGCTGCTCTACACCGGGCTCGTGCTGGCCACGATCGGCGACGAGCTGACCCGCCCGGGCGCGGTGCCGGTCATGCTGCTGCTGACGGCCACCGTCGCCACTCCCCTGGGCTCGCTGGCGGCCGCCCTGGTTCCACGGGACCTGGAGGGTGCGCTCCTGCTGCTGTCGGTCATGGCGGTCCAGGTCCTCGTCGACCCCTCTGAGGGCTGGACCCGCGTCCTGCCGCTGTGGTCGACCCGGGAGCTCGCCAGCGTCGTCGTGGAGAGCCTGGGGCCGGACGCCGGCGCCTATCTGCACCGGGGGCTGGCTCACGGGGCAGGAACGGCCCTCCTGCTGACGGCGGCGAGCTGGGCCGTGGGCGCGCTGCGCCTGCGCACGGTCAGCCTCCCGGCTCCCGACGGCGCCCGACCGGCCTACTCGTAGGCGGGCTCGGGGGTGACGTCGCGCGCCATGTTGGCGAAGCGCGACACATGCCCTTGGAAGGCCACCGGGATGGTGCGGGTCTGCCCGTTGCGGTGCTTGGCCACGATGATGTCGGCCTCGCCGGGGCGCTCCTCGTTGTTGTAGTACTCCGGGCGGTGCAGCAGGATGATGATGTCGGCATCCTGCTCCAGGGAGCCGGACTCGCGCAGGTCGCTCATCTGGGGCTTGTTGCCGGTGCGCTGCTCGGGACCGCGGTTGAGCTGGGCGACGGCGATGACCGGGATCTCCAGCTCCTTGGCCAGCAGCTTGAGGGACCGGGAGAACTCGGAGACCTCCTGCTGGCGCGACTCGACCCGCTTTCCCGAGCTCATGAGCTGGAGGTAGTCGATGACCATGAGCCCCAGGTTGTGCTGCTGCTTCATGCGCAGCGCCTTGGAGCGGATCTCCGGCATCGTGAGGTTGGGCGAGTCGTCGATGAACAGGGGCGCGTTGGAGACGGGGTTGTAGGCCACGGCGACGTCGGTCCAGTCCCGGTCCTCCATCTGGCGCGAGCCGCGCAGCTTGTTCATGTCCACGCTGGACTCGGCGGCCAGGATGCGCATCATGAGCTCCATGCGCCCCATCTCCAGGGAGAAGTAGCAGCTGGTGATGCCGTGGTGGATGGAGGCCGAGCGGCAGAAGTCGACGGCGAGCGTGGACTTACCCATGGCGGGGCGCGCGGCCACGATGATCATCTGGCCGGGGTGGAGCCCGCCGGTGAGCTCGTCGAGCTCGATGAAGTCGGTGGGCACACCGGTCAGCGCCCCGTTGTCGCGGTTCTGGGCGGCCTCAATCTCAAGGTTGGCTTCACCCAGGAGCTCGGAGACGGCGACGTAGTCCTCCTTCTCGCCGTCGTGGTGGGCCACCGAGTAGACCTCGGCCTCGGCCAGGGTGACGAGCTCGGCGATGTCCCCGGCGTCGGTGGAGTACCCGAGCTGGGTGATGCGGGTGCCGGCCTGGACCAGGCCGCGCATGAGCGCCTTGTCCTTGACGATGCGTGCGTAGTAGCCGGCGTTGGCTGCGGTGGGGACGGTGGCCATGAGGGAGGCCAGGTAGGGGGCGCCGCCGATGCGCTCGAGCTCGCCGCGCCGGGAGAGCTCGTCGGCCACGATGAGCGGGTCGGCGGGCTCGGAGCGGTTGTAGACCTCGACGATGGCGTCGAAGATCGACTCGTGGGCCGAGCGGTAGAACTCCGGGCCGCGCAGGACGTCGATGACGTCGGTGATGGCCTCCTTGCTCAGCAGCATGCCGCCCAGCGTGGCCATCTCGGCCTCGAGGTCCTGGGGCGGGAGGCGGTCGAAGGCGGAGCTGTCGGTGCGGACGCTTCCGCCGCCGGCGCCGTCTGAGCCGGCCTGTCCGCCCATGCCGTTGTCCATCCCGGCCACCTTCCGCACTGTCACGCCGGTTGGCACCGGCCCGTCCTACCGCTCCCGACGACGTCGTCCCCCGCCAGGAAGACGCTCGCCCGCATGAAGCGCGCGCGTGACCATAACGCCATCGGGGAGGCCTCGCAAACTCTCAAGTTCGCCGATGCTGGGGATATCCGCACCCCTCCTGTGGGAAGACCCCCGAAGCCTGGGGACAGAGGTGGATACGCTGTGGACACAGGTGTGTGCATGTGGTGCGACCGTTCCAACGGTAGACAACTTTTCGTTGATATAACAGCGATTCACGAGTTCAGACTTCCTATAGGTACTTCCCACGACATCACAATGTGATCTGTGGACAAGTGGGTAAACCTGTGGACAAACGTCACGTTCGACTTGAGGTCCACGCCGTTTGTGGTTCTCCTACAGGGTGGTCCGCGCCAGTTATCCCCAGACCCCGTCATCTCAGTCAGACACCGGCCCCATCAGGCATATCTTCAGCAACTATTCAGCCTTCCAGTACTTTCCTTGAGGAGGAATAGTTGTGCGATCCTCCAGGACAATCAGGGGGCTCAGTCGGTTCGGTCGCGTCCACGACCCGTCCCTTTGTCCTCATCCTCATCCTCAACCTGATCCTCAACCTGGCCGTGAGGACGGCCTCAGCACAGGCGTATTCGGTGCTCGATCCCGGCTGTCACGTGCACCGACGCGTGACGGCGGCAGGCGCCACCGAGCAGGCCCCGTGCGGCCTCCACCCCCACGTGCTCGAGCTGCGCCGGAGCCCTGCCGATGCTCTTATGCGGCCCGCCCTGGTCCACAATGGAGGCCGTGCCCGAAGCCAGCAGCCCCGCCTCCCCCGGTCTCAACCGCCAGGTCCTGTCCCTGGCCCTGCCCGCCCTGGGGGCGCTGATCGCCGAACCGCTCTTCGTGCTGGCGGACTCGTCGATGGTTGGCCACCTCGGTGCGGTGAGCCTGGCCGGTCTGTCCCTGGCCTCGACGATCCTGACGACGACGGTGGGCCTGTTCGTCTTCCTGGCCTACGCCACCACGGCCACGACGGCGCGTCTGTTCGGGGCGGGACGGCGCGGGGAGGGGCTGTGCGCCGGCGTCGACGGGATATGGCTGGCGCTCCTGCTGGGTCTGGGGGCGGGGGCCCTCCTGGGGCTGACCGCCCCCTGGCTGACTGAGGCGATGGGCGCCCACGGCCCCGTGGCGCAGGCCGCTGTCGCCTACCTGCGCGCCTCATGCCCGGGGCTGCCGGGCATGTTCGTGGTCCTGGCTGCCACCGGCGTGCTGCGTGGCCTTCTGGACACGCGCACGCCCTTCGTCGTGGCCACCGCCGGGGCGGTCCTCAACGTCGTCGTCAACGCGATCCTGCTGTACGGGGTCGGGATGGGGATTGCGGGCTCCGGCACCGGCACCGCGATCGCGCAGACGGCCATGGCGCTGGCGCTGGCCCTCCCGATCATCCGGGAGGCCCGGGCTGCCGGCGTGAGCCTGCTCCCCCACCGCGCGGGCCTGCGAGCGTCCCTGGGCAGTGGCACGCCGCTGCTCATCCGCTCACTGAGTCTGCGCGTGGCGATCCTGGCGACCGTGTGGGCGGCGACGGCGCTCGGAGAGGTACCCCTGGCCGCCCACCAGGTGGTCAACGCCCTGTGGACCTTTGCGGCCTTCGCCCTGGACGCGCTGGCCGTGGCGGCGCAGGCGCTCATCGGCACCGCCCTGGGGCAGGCGCAGAGAGCCGGTGCCGCTGCCACCAACGCTGAGGCCGGCCTCACGGCCGACACTGCGGCCGACAGCGACACTGATACTCGGACCGCCTCAGCCACGGCGGGCTGGTCCATTGAGGAGCTCCTGCGGCGGATGCTGGTCTGGGGCGCCGGAACCGGCGTGCTCATCGGGATGCTCATGGCAGCGGGCGCTGCCTGGCTGCCGCGCGCCTTCACCTCGGACGCGGGCGTCATCGCGGCCGCAACGCCCACCCTCCTGGTGGCGGCGAGCGCACTGCCGCTGGCCGGGGTCGTCTACCTGCTCGACGGCGTTCTCATGGGTGCCGGCGACGGCCGATACCTGGCGTGGGCGGGTCTGATGACACTGGTGCCCTATGTCCCCCTGGCGCTCCTGGTCGGCAGCGACGCGCTTCCGGCGAGTTCAGGCTCGACGTCGGGGCTCGTCCAGCTGTGGATCGCCTTCGCGTGGGTCTTCATGGCCGCCCGCGGCGCCACCACCTACCTGCGCGCCCGCGGTACCGCCTGGCGCCACTGATGTTCCACCGAGACCGACAGATTTCGCGTACCCCTACGGTTTTTCTGTAGGGGTACGCGAGAAATGCCCGGCTCGACGGGAGCGGCTACGAACACGACGTCGTCGGGCCGGGTACCTCCCGAAAGGAGGCCCGGCCCGACGACGGCAGGATGCCCGGCGCTCAGCGAGCGGGGACGACGTTGACCTCGAGAGGGGCCACGACGTCGGCGTGCAGGCGCACGGAGGCGCTGTGGCGGCCGGTCGACTTGATCGGCGGCACGACCTGGATCTTGCGGCGGTCGACGGCGGGGCCGCCGGCGGCCTTGACGGCGTCGGCCAGGGTCGCGGTGGTCACGGCGCCGAAGAGGCGGCCGTTGTCACCGGCGGTGGCGGAGACGGTGACGACGTTCTCCTGCAGCCAGGCCCGCGCGGTCTGGGCGTGCTCGAGGGACTCGATGGAGCGCTTGCGGCGCGCCTCGGTCATCTGGTCGATCTGGCGCTGGGCGCCCTTGGTCCACGGGGTGGCGAGCTTGCGGGGCAGGAGGTAGTTACGGGCGTAGCCGTCCTTGACCTCCACGACCTCGCCGGCGGAGCCGAGGTGGGAGACGTCGTGCGTGAGGATGAGCTTGGTGGTCATTGCGCGTGCCTCCGATCAGCGAGCCGAGCTCGAGTAGGGCAGCAGAGCCATCTCGCGGGCGTTCTTCACGGCCTTGGCGATCTTGCGCTGCTCCTGGACGGAGACGCCGGTGACGCGACGGGCGCGGATCTTGCCGCGGTCGGAGATGAACTTCCGCAGCGTGGCGGTGTCCTTGTAGTCGATGGTGCCGACCTTGATGGCCTTGACGGGGCTGACCTTCTTCTTCGGCTTGCGAAGTTGGGGCTTCGCCATGGTGGTACTCCTTGGTCTGAGCGCCTGGGCGCTCTACGAGATGAAAAGTGTGTGGTGAAGGGAACGGGTCGACGTCGTGGCGACCTTTAGAACGGGGGCTCGTCACCGAAGGAGGTGGAGCCGCCCGTGGCCCACGGGTCGTCCGCGGCGCCGCCGGCGGGGGCGTTGTACCCGGACTGGCCCTGGCCGATGCCGCCACCGCCGTTGTAGCCGCCCTGCTGGGGGCCGCCCTGGTTGTATCCGCCCTGACCCTGACCGCCGAAGCCTCCGCCCTGGGGGCCGGCCTGGCCGCCCCCGAAGCCGCCCTGGCCGCCGCCTCGCGGCTGGCGGGTGACCTGGGCCTTGGCGTAGCGCAGGGAGGGGCCGATCTCATCGACCTGCATCTCCACCACCGTGCGGTTCTCACCCTCACGGGTGGTGAAGGAGCGCTGGACCAGGCGGCCCTGGACGATGACGCGCGTGCCCTTGGTCAGCGACTCGGCCACGTTCTCCGCGGCGTCGCGCCAGATCGAGCAGCGCATGAACAGGGTCTCCCCGTCCTTCCACTCGCCGGCCTGGCGGTCGAAGGTTCGCGGCGTGGAGGCGACGGTGAAGGAGGCCACCGCTGCCCCGGAGGGCGTGAAGCGCATCTCGGGGTCCGCGGTGAGGTTCCCGACGATGGTGATGATGGTGTCTCCGGCCATGGCGTTGTCTCCGTTCCCGGTAGAGGCTCAGGCCTCGGGACGCAGCAGCTTGGTGCGCAGAACGGTCTCGTTGAGGCCGAGCTGGCGGTCGAGCTCCTGGGCGATCTCGGGCGTGGTGGTCATGTCCACGACGGCGTAGAAGCCCTCGGACTTCTTCTTGATGTCGTAGGCCAGCCGGCGCTTGCCCCAGATGTCGACCTTGTCCACGGTGCCCCCGTTGCTGGGGACGACCTGCAGCAGCTTCTCGAGCGTCGCGTTGGCGGTGCGCTCGTCCGTCTCGGGGTCGAGGATGATCATGATCTCGTAGTGACGCATGCTTGGTACCCACCTCCTCTGGTCTGTGGCGGTCACGGTCCTTCCGTGACAGGAGGGTGATGCGTGCGGCGCACCATCCGGCGGAAACAGGCTTCACTCCGCCTTCCGCCCGACGACGCAGCCAGATCGCCACATTACCGGACAACCCGTCGGCCCTGGAAGTCGAGACGGTGGGCCGACGACGTGCCATGCAACACGTCGCCGGCCCACCGTCAGGTTCGCGTTCGCGCCGGGAGGCGGGCGTCGGCTGTACCGGATCCTGGCTTAGCCGACACCGCCCTGGGGCTTGACCGCACCCGGTTGCTGCGCGCCACCGCCTTGTCCCTGGCCGCCCTGGCCGCCCTGACCGCCTTGGCCACCTTGGCCGCCCTGACCGCCCTGACCGCCTGGGCGACCAGGATCATTACCTCGGTCCCCGCCGCCTTCACCGCCGCCTGGGCCACCACCAGGTCCTCCGGTTGAGCCGCCTTCACCGCCGCCGATATTGCCTCCGTTCGACGGCTCCGCCGTCGGCTCACCGCCGGGCGACGGCGTGCTTTCGGGCTGCGTCGCCTCGGGTGTGGGCTCGGCGGTGGGGGTCTGAGTCTCCTCGGGCTGGCTGGTGGGGGTCGCGGTGGACTCGTCCTCCGGCTCGGCGGTGGGCTTCGCGGTGTTGCCGCCGCGCGTGGCGGGGATGTCCGCCGGCTCCGGGAACTCCTCGACCTTGAGCCCCTCGTGGGCGACCTTCATGTAGTCGATGAAAATGTCCGCCGGGTAGGTCGAGCCGGTGATCTCCTCGTACTCGCCCCAGGGCGTGATCGACTCCTCCGAGCCGTCGTCACCGGTCTGGTAGAGGGTCACGGCGGTCACCACCTGGGGGGTGAAGCCCACGAACTGGGCGGACTTGTTGTCCGACGACGATCCGGTCTTCGCGGCGACCGGACGGTCCATCTGGGCGGCCACCTTGTCCGCGCTGCCGTTCGCACCGGAGACGACCTGCTGGAGGGCGTAGGTCGTGTCCGCCATGACGTCCTCCTCGAACTCCCGCTTGCCGGCGGTCGGCGCCGTGTAGTGGTCCGAGCCGTCGGGGTTCTTCACGCTGGCCACCATATGGGGATCGCGCTTGACACCCTGCGCGGCGAAGGTCGAGTAGGCCGAGGCGATGTCGATCGTGTGCGGCGAGGCCGATCCCAGGACGTTCTGTATGAGCTCCCGCTCCACATCGGACTCCAGCCCGGCGGTGTTCTTGGGGTAGCCGGCACGGTTGGCCACTTCGGCCGTCGCCTGCGAGTCGACCTGGTTGGACAGGTCCCGGTTGAGCTGGAGGTAGGGCGTGTTGAGCGAGCGCTCCGTGGCCTCGGCCAGGTCCGCCGACTTCAAGGAGACGTTCTTGAAGTTCTGGAACTCGTGCCCCTCGATGGTCATCGGCGAGGCGGCCGAATAGCTGCTGCCCAGGGACCACCCGTTCTCCAACGCGGCCACCAGCGCGAAGGGCTTGAAGGTGGAGCCTGCCTGGGCGATGGCGTCGGTCGAGGTATTGACCTGGCTGGTCAGGTAGTCCTCACCCCCGTAGAGCGCGAGGATGCCCCCCGTCTTGGGGTCGATGGACACCAGCGCCCTGCGCAGGTTCGGCGAGGCGCCCTCGGGCAGGGAGTTCACCGCGTTGACGGCGGCATCCTGGTTCTTCTGGCTGACGGTGGTGACGATCTTGAAGCCGCCGGTGTCGATCTGCTCCGGCGAGAGTCCGGCCTTGCTCTGGAGCTCGGTGCGCACCATCTGGAGCAGGTAGCCCTTGCTCCCGGCGTAGAGCTGATCGGTCTTGGGCGCCTCCGTGGCCGGCATACCCGCCTGCTTGGCCTCGTTGTACTGCTCCTGGGTGATGTAGCCGTCGTCGGCCATGAACTGCAGGACTCGAGCCCAGCGCTCCTGGGCCTTCTCCGGGTTCTCGGCCGGGTCCCAGGCACTGGGGGACGGCAGGATTCCCGCCAGGAGGGCCGCCTCCGACGGGGAGAGGTCCTTGGCGGGCTTGTTGAAGAACGCCTTGGAGGCGGCCTCGATGCCGTAGGCACCCCGACCGAAGTAGACCGTGTTGAGGTAGTCGCCCAGGATGTCCTTCTTGGACTTCTCCCGGTCGATCTTGATGGCCATGATGGCCTGGCGGAACTTGCCGCTGTAAGAGCTCGTGGTATCGACGTAGTAGTTCTTCACGTACTGCTGCGTCAGGGTCGAGGCACCCTGGGTGTCACCTCCGCGCAGGTTGTTCACCAGGGCGCGGGCGATGCCCTTGGGGTCGACGCCGTTGTTGGAGTAGAAGGAGCGGTCCTCCGAGGCCACGACCGAGTTGCCCACGTACTCCGGCAGGGTGGAGTCGTCCACGGACTCACGATTGATCTCGGCGAACTTACCCATCTCCGTCGAGCCGTCGGCGTAGTACACCGTGGTGGTCTGCGCCAGGGCGAACTCGCTGGGGCTGGGGACCTTGATGGTGTTGTAGGCCCACATGAAGGCGCCGATGAGGGCCAGCGTGACCAGCAGGAAGGAGCCCAGGACGAATCGCCAGCTGGGGATCCAGCGATGAATCTTGCCCTTGCCTGCGCGAGGGTAGTTGAAGAAACGGCGCTTGCGCCCCGAGGAGACGCCCTTGGACCGCTCGGCCGAGGGCCTGCGACCCTTTCCGGGTTTCCTGGCCGGCCCCGCGGTCTTGCCCAGAACCTGTCGACCGGCACTGGCCACCTGGGTCAGCTTCTTGCCGACGGGGCGGCTGGGTCCGCCCCCGTTCGTGCCTTCTGCCACGCGCTCCTCGTTTCGGTTGACTGTCATGGAGGTGACTGGGTACCGCGACGGCGCGGGGGATAACGCTCCGGTTGCGGTCTTCGGTCCTATCATGACCGATATTGGTCGAGGACGCCGACTCGGACGAGGGCCGACATCCTGCTGCTTGCCGACGGCGATCGCTGCGGACGAGCCACATCGGGCGTCGGCTGCGGTCCAGTATGAGGGAACAGTGGGGAGTGATGGTAGCGATGCACGCCTGGGAAACAGCCATGATGCTTCTGCTGGGCGTTACCGTAACTCCACCTGATCCGCTCTGACCAGCATGCTCACGCGCCTTGCGCGCAGGCAGCCGACTGCGGCAGAACCAGAATGTGAGTTCGCGCCCAGAAGGCGACCAGATGCACCGAAAACAGCAGATATCAATCGGGACAATGGTCCTGCGGTACAAGTGAGACACTGGATGTGACACTGACAACGTGTCAGTTCCTCGTCCCTTCACCAGTACGAGGAGCACTGGCTACCGTCCGCTCTGCTCACCGGGGAGATACGCCTTGGACGCCAGCTCAGCCCTCCAGACCCTCAGCATCATCCTCCAAGTCGTCATCATCCTCACCTGCCTCCTCGTCGGGGCGAAGAAGGGCGGCATCGCCCTCGGTCTCATCGCCGGGATCGGCCTGCTGATCCTCGTCTTCGGTTTCCGTCTGGAGCCGGGCGAGGCTCCGGTCGATGTCATCCTCACCATCCTGGCCGTCATCGGCTGCGCGGCCACCCTCCAGCAGTCGGGCGGACTGGATGTCATGATGCAGATGGCCGAGCGCGTGCTGCGTCGACATCCCGAGCAGATCACCATCCTGGGACCGTGCGTCACCTGGTTCCTCACCGTCCTGTGCGGAACCGGCCACGTGGTCTACACGATGCTCCCGATCATCGCGGACATCGCCATCAAGAAGGACATCCGGCCCGAGCGGCCCATGGCCGCCTCCTCGGTCGCCGCCCAGATGGGGATCACCGCCTCACCGGTCTCGGTCGCCACGGTCTCGATGGTCTCCATCATCGCCAAGAACACCGACCGGCACTGGTCGGTCCTCCAGATCCTGGCCGTCTCCATCCCGGCGTCGCTGTGCGGGGTGCTTCTGGCCGCCCTGTGGTCGATGCGCCGCGGCAAGGACCTGGACAAGGACGAGGAGTACCAGAAGCGCCTGGAGGACCCGGAGTTCCGCGCCACCGTCCACTCCAGCTCCGAGACCCTCATCGGCAAGGTGTTCTCGCCCGAGGCCTACCGGGCCACCTGGATCTTCCTGGGGGCCATCGCCGTCGTCGTCGTCCTGGGCGCCTTCGACGTGCTGCGCCCCGAGTTCCCCACGGGCGACGGCGGGAAGATGGAGCACCTGAGCATGAACCTCGTCATCCAGATGGTCATGCTCGCCGCCGGGGCATTCATCCTGCTGACCTGCAAGGTGCAGGCCGGCAAGATCGCCTCCACGGCCGTGTTCAAGGCCGGGGCCACCGCCATGTTCTCCATCTTCGGCGTCGCCTGGATGACCGAGACGGTCGTCCACGCCCACCTGGAGGACCTGGAGCACAGCCTCGCCGGCGTCCTGTCGAACCACGTGTGGATGTACGCCATCGTCCTGTTCCTCATCGGCAAGCTGGTCAACTCCCAGGCGGCGGGGCTGCTCATTGTCGCCCCCATGGCCCTGTCGCTCGGGGTGAGCCCGGTCGTCGTCGTCGGGTTCATCGGCGCCTCTTACGGTTACTTCATCCTGCCCACCTATCCCTCGGACCTGGCGGCGATCGGATTCGACCCCACCGGCACCACCCGCATCGGCAAGTACGTCATCAACCACTCCTTCCTGGTCCCGGGACTCATCGGAGTCATCACCTCCTGCCTAGTGGGCACCGCGCTGTCCCAGTTGCTGCTGTCGTGAAACGGCCGCCCGGCGGACGTGAGCGACCGATGGGCAAGTGCGACGTCGAACACGTCTCTGAGGCCGTCTTCTGGGCAGAACGTAACAGGGCCGTGTCATCGGGGCTGTCTAGGCTCGTGCCATGACAACTACAGACGCGGCCACCACTTCCGCTATCGCCCTGCGTTTGGAGCTGCTGGGGATCTCCGCCCCGGCACAGGTCAAGCAGAGCGAGGCGGACCGCCTCATGTCCCCCATCCTGGCGCGTCAGCGCGAGCTCTCCCGCCGCCTGGCCCACCGTCCCTGTGCTGCCG from Actinomyces sp. Marseille-P3109 encodes:
- a CDS encoding anaerobic C4-dicarboxylate transporter, with amino-acid sequence MDASSALQTLSIILQVVIILTCLLVGAKKGGIALGLIAGIGLLILVFGFRLEPGEAPVDVILTILAVIGCAATLQQSGGLDVMMQMAERVLRRHPEQITILGPCVTWFLTVLCGTGHVVYTMLPIIADIAIKKDIRPERPMAASSVAAQMGITASPVSVATVSMVSIIAKNTDRHWSVLQILAVSIPASLCGVLLAALWSMRRGKDLDKDEEYQKRLEDPEFRATVHSSSETLIGKVFSPEAYRATWIFLGAIAVVVVLGAFDVLRPEFPTGDGGKMEHLSMNLVIQMVMLAAGAFILLTCKVQAGKIASTAVFKAGATAMFSIFGVAWMTETVVHAHLEDLEHSLAGVLSNHVWMYAIVLFLIGKLVNSQAAGLLIVAPMALSLGVSPVVVVGFIGASYGYFILPTYPSDLAAIGFDPTGTTRIGKYVINHSFLVPGLIGVITSCLVGTALSQLLLS